The sequence below is a genomic window from Oscillospiraceae bacterium.
GATTTTGGGCGAAGACGAGCTGAAAACCGGCAAATATGTTCTCAAAGATATGAAAAACGACCGCGAACTTACCGTCGAAAACGAAGACGGATTGATCGCAGCGCTGAAATAAATCATTACGAAAGAAGAAATTTATATGATAAAACGAACTCAATACGCCACCGAAATCACCAAAGCCGACCTCGGCAAAACCGTGTCGGTCTGCGGCTGGGTGGCCAGACAGCGCAACCTCGGCGGGCTGATTTTCGTCGACCTGCGCGACCGCACCGGCATCATTCAGCTGGCTTTCGACGACGCCACCGACCGCAAAATTTTCGATCTGGCGTTTACATTGCGCAGCGAATTCGTCATCGGCGCAACCGGAACGGTGCGCGAACGCGAAAGCAAGAATTACGACATTCCAACCGGCGAACTCGAGGTTTTCGTGACCGATCTGCAGCTCTTTACAAAGAGCGAGACCCCGCCGTTCGAGATCATCGACAACTGCAACGCCAACGAAGAACTGCGCCTGCGCTACCGTTATCTCGACCTGCGCCGTGCGCCGCTGCAAAAAAACATCATTACGCGCCATAAACTTGCCCAAGTCACCCGTGAATACTTTTACGAAAACGGCTTTATCGAGATCGAGACCCCGATGATGATCAAGTCCACCCCCGAGGGCGCGCGCGACTATATCGTGCCGTCCCGCATCCACCCGGGCAATTTCTACGCGCTGCCCCAATCCCCGCAGTTGTATAAACAGCTTCTGATGCTTTCCGGCTTTGACCGTTATATCCAGTTAGCCCGTTGTTTCCGCGACGAGGATTTGCGCGCCGACCGCCAGCCCGAATTCACCCAGATCGACCTTGAGATGTCCTTCGTCGATGTCGACGATATTCTCGCGATGATCGAGGGCTATATGAAGCGGGTTTTCGAGCGCATGCTCGACCGCCAAATCGAGCTTCCGATCCGCCGCCTGACCTTTGCCGACGCGATGAACCGCTTCGGCTCGGACAAACCCGACCTGCGTTTCGGCATGGAGATTCAGGATGTCAGCGAATTGGTCAAGGACTGTGGTTTCGGGGTTTTCTCCGGCGCAGTACAAAGCGGTGGCAGCGTGCGCTGCATCGTCGCCAAGAACAGTGTTTCGACGCTCACCCGCAAGGAGATCGATAAACTCACCGAAACCGCGCGCGGCATCGGCGCAAAGGGGCTTGCCTATGTCCGCTGGAGCGAAGACGAGCCGACCTGTTCTTTCGGAAAATTTTTAGCCGAAGGCGAACTAACCAAGCTGCTTGCCGCCGTCGGATGCGAAAAAGGCGACACGGTGTTGTTCGTCGCCGATAAAAACAAAACCGTCCTGTCGGTGCTCGGTTCTTTGCGCAACATCGTGGCAAAACAGCTTGATATTATCCCGAAAGACCGATACGAACTCGTTTGGATCGTCGAAATGCCGTTTTTTGAATTCGACGAAGAGAGCGGCGAGTGGGTCGCGATGCATCACCCCTTTACCATGCCGCTCGAGGAGTGTATGCCCTATCTTGAGAGCGATCCGGGAACCGTGCGTGCCAAATCCTATGACCTCGTATTGAACGGCATCGAACTGCTCTCCGGTTCGATCCGCATCAACGATCCGGCGCTGCAAAACCGCATGTTCAGTTTGCTGGGTCTGACTCCGGAGCAGATCCAGTCCAAATTCGGCTTTTTGGTCGACGCTTACCGCTACGGCGCACCGCCGCACGGCGGCGTGGGCCTCGGCCTCGACCGTCTGGCAATGCTTCTCTGCGGCGCAGATTCCCTGCGTGACGTCACGGCGTTCCCCAAAGTTCAGAACGCCTCCGAGCTGATGAGCGGCTGCCCGTCCCCGGTCGATCTGAAACAACTCGACGAACTGAAAATCAATCTAAAATAATCGCCGGTGGAGTCGCCGGTGACAATACGCAAATCATAAATTACTAAAATTCTGATAAATAGGTGACTGCAAGCCAAACCTCAAATCCAGCGAAAGGACGACATGAATATGGGCAAAGCCGGCAGGGCGATATCCGAATTCGTCAAAAAAGTGGATATAGCGCTGATCCTGCTGTGCCTGTCTCTCTCGGGTTTCGGCGTTGCGGTGATCTACAGCGCGACCCACAACACCTCCACCCGTCATGCGGTCGTCCAGTGTCTCGGCATCGGAATCGGCCTATTTGCAATGATTCTGGTCTCGCTCATCGACTACGAGGTATTATTAAAGCTCTGGAAGGTCTATGTCCCGCTTTGTATTCTGCTGATGGTGCTGACCTATATCTGGGGCTATACCCCCGCCGGAACCGATAACAAAGCCTGGCTCCAATTGCCCGGTGGTCTGCTGCTTCAGCCCTCCGAACTGCTCAAACTCGCGTTCATCTATACACTCTCTCTGCACATACAAACCCTGGGCGATAAGATCAAAACGGCCAAAGGCGTGCTGGGTCTGGTCGCACATGCGGTGGTTCCCATCGGATTGGTGCTGATCCAGCGCGACTGGGGTTCGATGATCATCTTCGTGTTTATCTTCTTATTCATCACGTTCTCGGCGGGAGTGCAGTTCCGATATTTCGCCATGGCGTTCGGCGCAGCGGCGGTCTCTGTTCCGCTGTTGTGGACCTATGTGCTCAAAACCTATCAGAAAAAGCGGATTTTAGCGGTCTATTTCCCCGAACTCGACCCCGACTACGACTATATCTATCAACAGATCATGGGCAAATTCTCCATCGGCTCGGGCGGCTTTTTCGGCACGGGGTGGCTGCAGGGTCCGCGCACGCAAGCCTCTCTCGTGCCGGAGCAGCGCAACGACTTCATCATCGCGGCGCTCGGGGAGGAATTCGGCTTTCTGGGCTGCCTGATCGTGTTGATTCTCGTTTTTGCAATCCTGATGCGAATTTTAAACGCGGCCAAATCCTCCCGTGACATTGCGGGCAAGAGTATCTGCGTCGGCGTATTTGCGATCATCCTGACCCAGACCATCATCAACGTCGGCATGACGCTGTCACTCGTGCCGGTCATCGGCGTGACATTGCCGTTTTTCTCCTCGGGAGGGACCTCTGTCATGGTCAGTTTCATTTCCATCGGCATGGTGCTTGGGGTCTATAACCAGCGTGAGCGATACGTTTTCTTCGACAAAGTCATCCGGTAAGAATTCGATCATACATTATTATAAAACGGTTTTTCTTTTAGCAGGATAGGAGGGTAAAATCATGCGAAAAGACGCTGCTGATAAGCTCAACGACGGCATCCGGGAACGGCAAGGCATCGCCCCCGGCGGTATCATCGACTTCGAGGGCATTCAGATTTTGATCTGCTATCTGCTCAAACACATCCCGCAGACGCTGACCAAGGCGCAGCTCGACGAGATTCTGCCGGGCAGCGAGCTGGTCAACTATTTCGACTTCTCCCAGGCGCTCGACCTGCTGCAGCAAAACGGCAACGTCGAACGCGGGGAAGACGGCAGTTTTTCCATCACCCCGCGTGGCGCAAAAAGCTGCGACATTCTGCAGGACTCGCTGCCGGTCTCGATCCGCGACCGGATTTTGGGGCGCGGCATGCGGGTGGTACACAAGACCGATATGCTGGCCGAAAACGAGTTCTCGATCGAAACGGTCGACGACAACGTCTGTTTGGTCTGCAACATAAAGGATCACGGCGGCATGCTGATGTCGGTACGCGCGGCGGTCGGCAGCGGCGAACTGGCGGCTTCTCTGGGCCGGCAGTTCCTCAAAAACCCCGAACTGCTCTATAACGCGGTTTTCGCGGTTCTCTCCGCCGACAGCGGCCAGCTCTCCGCATTGGCAGAGCGTATGAAATAAATGGTTTTTACGTAAAATTTGTTTGCACTAAAGTGTTTCTTTGAATTTCTAAATTCATAAAACACCTATTCCCCTCTATGGAGGGGTGGCACAAAGTGCCGGGGTGGTCAAAGGAAATGTGTCCCCGCAGTGGTAGAAGGCTTCCCTCTGTAGGGAGCGACGCCCTCGTCGCTCCGCAGTTTCACACTCAGTGATTTATGCAACGGGATAGCTGAAAATTCCCCTCTATAGAGGGGCGCCCGCATAGCGGACGGGGAAATAGAAATTTAGCGCCCTTTTGGGCGCTTTTTTATACCGTAACCGCCGGAATGATCGCACTCATGAAGCGGGCCAACGCAGTTCGCCCCTACACCAGTCATCGTCAGCCGTTTTCACCGCACCAATTCGCCCACGTCGGCAGCCGCCTCGGTGCCGTCGGGAAAGAAATACGCGTCGAAAATTGCCTTGGCCACGTTGGCCGCCTCACCGCCGTGCCAGCCGTGCTCAATCACAATGGCCACCGCAATCTGCGGATCGTCATACGGTGCAAAAGCCACGAACACCGCATTCGGAGAACCGCTGCTGACTTCTGCGGAACCGGTTTTGCCGCCGACTTTAATCGGATAATCGCCGAAAACCCCCGCGCCAGTACCATCTAGGGTCACGCTGAGCATGCCTTTCATCACCGAACTGATGTTCTTCGGGTCGAGTTCCACCGTTCCGGCGACCACCGGCTCATCGGCGACCAGCGTCTCGGTGCCGTCTTTCGAAACCACCTGCTTGACGATGCGCGGCTGATACCGGATACCGCCGCTGCAGATTGTGGCGATATAGTTGGCCAGCTGAAGGGGTGTGAACAAATTATCGCTCTGCCCGATGGCGGCCTGCAGCGTATCACCCGGTACCCATACCTCGCCGATGGAGGAGCGATACGTGATGCCCGCGACGATACCGGAGCTCTCGGGCAGACCGATGCCGGTCTTCTCTCCGAATCCGAAGGACTTGGCGTAATTTTCAATCACTTGTATCGTGGTCAGCCGTCCGACCTCGAAGAAATAGAAATTGCATGAAACCGCCAGTGCATGTTCGAGTGAAATCGGCCCGTGCGTGCCTAAGCATTTGGGCTGGTAATCTTCATAATAAGTGTAGATATGCGTACAGGTGACCTTGGTATTCACCGTGATGGTGCCGGTCTCAAGCGCGGCCAAAGCCACCAACGGTTTATAAGTCGAACCGGGCGGATATGTACCCTGAAATGCACGGTTATAAAGCGGTTGATTCTCGGCGTTCAACACCGAATTATAATCGTTCAGCAAATCGTCCAAACTGTAGGTGGGATAATTGGCCGCAGCCAGCACTTCACCGGTATCGACTTCAATCACAACCGCAGCGCCCGCATCGGCGTCGGCGCCTTGATTACCCTCATAATTTCCCTTTGCTGCGATGTTTTGAATCGTCTCAGCCAGCGCGTCCTGTGCCACTTTCTGCAAATCACTGTCGATGGTCAATACAACAGTCGCTCCGGGGATCGGATCAGTCGCCTTGGTAACCGTAGTCTCGGGATCGTCGGAATTGGTCACGGTCGTCCCATCGGTGCCGCGCAGATAACTCTCCATCATCTTTTCGATACCGCTTTTGCCGACCTCGTCATCCAGCGCATAACCCTGCGCCTTGAGTTCTGCATACTCCTCGGCATAGATCGGGCCGGTATAGCCGATGATGTGCGCGGCGATATCGGGCATATAATAAGTGCGCTCGGGCACCGCGGCAATATAGACGCCGGGCAGCAGTTCGCTCTGTTCCCTGACCGCCGTAATCGTCGCCATCGATATGTTCTTGGCAATCGTAATTTGTCTATAGGAGGAATAGGCTCCGATCTCCATCTCATAACGTACGCCCATAACCTTGCGCGCG
It includes:
- the aspS gene encoding aspartate--tRNA ligase — protein: MIKRTQYATEITKADLGKTVSVCGWVARQRNLGGLIFVDLRDRTGIIQLAFDDATDRKIFDLAFTLRSEFVIGATGTVRERESKNYDIPTGELEVFVTDLQLFTKSETPPFEIIDNCNANEELRLRYRYLDLRRAPLQKNIITRHKLAQVTREYFYENGFIEIETPMMIKSTPEGARDYIVPSRIHPGNFYALPQSPQLYKQLLMLSGFDRYIQLARCFRDEDLRADRQPEFTQIDLEMSFVDVDDILAMIEGYMKRVFERMLDRQIELPIRRLTFADAMNRFGSDKPDLRFGMEIQDVSELVKDCGFGVFSGAVQSGGSVRCIVAKNSVSTLTRKEIDKLTETARGIGAKGLAYVRWSEDEPTCSFGKFLAEGELTKLLAAVGCEKGDTVLFVADKNKTVLSVLGSLRNIVAKQLDIIPKDRYELVWIVEMPFFEFDEESGEWVAMHHPFTMPLEECMPYLESDPGTVRAKSYDLVLNGIELLSGSIRINDPALQNRMFSLLGLTPEQIQSKFGFLVDAYRYGAPPHGGVGLGLDRLAMLLCGADSLRDVTAFPKVQNASELMSGCPSPVDLKQLDELKINLK
- a CDS encoding FtsW/RodA/SpoVE family cell cycle protein, which codes for MNMGKAGRAISEFVKKVDIALILLCLSLSGFGVAVIYSATHNTSTRHAVVQCLGIGIGLFAMILVSLIDYEVLLKLWKVYVPLCILLMVLTYIWGYTPAGTDNKAWLQLPGGLLLQPSELLKLAFIYTLSLHIQTLGDKIKTAKGVLGLVAHAVVPIGLVLIQRDWGSMIIFVFIFLFITFSAGVQFRYFAMAFGAAAVSVPLLWTYVLKTYQKKRILAVYFPELDPDYDYIYQQIMGKFSIGSGGFFGTGWLQGPRTQASLVPEQRNDFIIAALGEEFGFLGCLIVLILVFAILMRILNAAKSSRDIAGKSICVGVFAIILTQTIINVGMTLSLVPVIGVTLPFFSSGGTSVMVSFISIGMVLGVYNQRERYVFFDKVIR
- a CDS encoding DUF4364 family protein is translated as MRKDAADKLNDGIRERQGIAPGGIIDFEGIQILICYLLKHIPQTLTKAQLDEILPGSELVNYFDFSQALDLLQQNGNVERGEDGSFSITPRGAKSCDILQDSLPVSIRDRILGRGMRVVHKTDMLAENEFSIETVDDNVCLVCNIKDHGGMLMSVRAAVGSGELAASLGRQFLKNPELLYNAVFAVLSADSGQLSALAERMK
- a CDS encoding penicillin-binding transpeptidase domain-containing protein, giving the protein MGKKTANARMIIIIAITVVLFAVLAGRFAQFQIVETEAIATQAKQSEEKTISVEAARGEITDRYGRVIAGNSMSYSVIIRRGSFPSGSDGEKRIEVILLLCDLLAENGETLSESLPLNSDPANPQFLSDRDGDIADLKELLDKQPYATAQNCFDALVERYGLEELPASDARKVMGVRYEMEIGAYSSYRQITIAKNISMATITAVREQSELLPGVYIAAVPERTYYMPDIAAHIIGYTGPIYAEEYAELKAQGYALDDEVGKSGIEKMMESYLRGTDGTTVTNSDDPETTVTKATDPIPGATVVLTIDSDLQKVAQDALAETIQNIAAKGNYEGNQGADADAGAAVVIEVDTGEVLAAANYPTYSLDDLLNDYNSVLNAENQPLYNRAFQGTYPPGSTYKPLVALAALETGTITVNTKVTCTHIYTYYEDYQPKCLGTHGPISLEHALAVSCNFYFFEVGRLTTIQVIENYAKSFGFGEKTGIGLPESSGIVAGITYRSSIGEVWVPGDTLQAAIGQSDNLFTPLQLANYIATICSGGIRYQPRIVKQVVSKDGTETLVADEPVVAGTVELDPKNISSVMKGMLSVTLDGTGAGVFGDYPIKVGGKTGSAEVSSGSPNAVFVAFAPYDDPQIAVAIVIEHGWHGGEAANVAKAIFDAYFFPDGTEAAADVGELVR